From the genome of Methylocystis bryophila, one region includes:
- a CDS encoding invasion associated locus B family protein, with translation MSFNILRSCVAAAALLTAGAAIAQQAQPAQPGAGAQPAAPPAPVVQEFVAVDPEWNKVCFNEPQTQKQICQTTRLFGDRAENPVLSILVTDPGGADKAIQVLAPMGVALRPGFRIAVDKGAPEGGAYELCTPQGAYGGLHVKQAFVDSMKKGEKLAVSVKTINGAEFIFNLPLAGFGKAFDGPGIDPKVAEERQRKLQEELMKKAEEERKKLEANKTGAAAPAKPK, from the coding sequence ATGTCCTTCAACATTCTGCGTTCCTGCGTCGCGGCTGCGGCGCTTTTGACCGCCGGCGCGGCCATTGCTCAGCAGGCCCAGCCCGCGCAGCCCGGCGCCGGCGCCCAGCCCGCGGCTCCCCCCGCTCCCGTCGTGCAGGAATTCGTCGCCGTGGATCCGGAGTGGAATAAGGTCTGCTTCAACGAGCCGCAGACCCAGAAGCAGATTTGCCAGACGACGCGGCTGTTCGGCGATCGCGCGGAGAACCCGGTTCTTTCGATCCTCGTGACCGATCCGGGCGGAGCCGACAAGGCCATCCAGGTCCTCGCGCCGATGGGCGTCGCCCTGCGTCCGGGCTTCCGCATTGCGGTCGACAAGGGAGCGCCGGAAGGCGGCGCTTATGAGCTTTGCACGCCGCAAGGGGCTTATGGCGGGCTGCATGTGAAGCAGGCTTTCGTCGACTCGATGAAGAAGGGCGAGAAGCTCGCCGTCTCGGTCAAGACGATCAATGGCGCGGAGTTCATCTTCAACCTGCCGCTCGCCGGTTTCGGCAAGGCGTTCGACGGCCCCGGAATCGACCCCAAGGTCGCCGAGGAGCGTCAGCGCAAGCTGCAAGAAGAGCTCATGAAGAAGGCCGAAGAGGAGCGCAAGAAGCTCGAGGCGAACAAGACGGGAGCCGCGGCGCCCGCGAAGCCGAAGTAA
- a CDS encoding bifunctional enoyl-CoA hydratase/phosphate acetyltransferase, which produces MTTKPFRNTTYDELVIGATAKIERVCRADDMLLFAHASGNLNPLMLPSSNSLDDCHAIAPSLWVGSLVSAVLGNLLPGAGTLYLAQNFRFGARVSCGDALTVEVRCTEKRERPVALFDVRVTKSDGAIACEGVAEVAAPLEPIETFPEDLPPMLLGRHENFAQLIRRATGLPPLATAVVCPDDQNSLGGALLSAEYGLIAPILVGERASIQKAAEAAGVDLSPYKIVEAADDQEACARAVELVVRGEAQALMKGNVHSDALLAAVVKKEGGLRGPRRITHVFAMDAPALDRLLFVSDAAVNIAPDLTTKVDIVQNAIDLARACGVETPKVGVLSAVETVNPAIPSTLDAAILSKMAERGQIIGGIVDGPLAMDNAVDIGAARTKGISSLVAGHADILIAPNLEAGNLLAKELTFVAHAEAAGLVLGAKVPIMLTSRADNDRARLGSSALAQLYRYWRKTGKPHGSAKPLAQAAE; this is translated from the coding sequence ATGACGACGAAACCGTTTCGCAACACCACATATGACGAGCTCGTCATTGGCGCTACGGCGAAAATCGAGCGCGTCTGCCGCGCCGACGACATGCTGCTCTTCGCGCATGCTTCCGGAAATCTCAACCCGTTGATGCTGCCGTCCTCGAATAGTCTCGACGACTGCCACGCCATCGCCCCCTCGCTCTGGGTCGGATCTCTTGTCTCGGCCGTTCTCGGCAATCTCCTTCCCGGCGCCGGCACGCTCTATCTCGCGCAGAATTTCCGTTTCGGCGCGCGCGTCTCTTGCGGCGACGCGCTCACGGTCGAAGTGCGCTGCACCGAGAAGCGCGAACGACCGGTGGCGCTCTTCGACGTTCGCGTCACGAAGTCGGATGGCGCAATCGCCTGCGAGGGCGTTGCGGAAGTCGCGGCGCCCTTGGAGCCGATCGAGACGTTCCCCGAGGATCTGCCCCCCATGCTGCTGGGTCGGCACGAGAATTTCGCGCAATTGATCCGGCGCGCCACGGGCTTGCCCCCGCTCGCGACCGCGGTCGTCTGTCCGGACGATCAGAATTCCCTGGGCGGCGCTCTGCTTTCGGCGGAGTATGGTCTGATCGCTCCGATCCTCGTTGGCGAGCGGGCGTCGATCCAAAAGGCCGCGGAAGCGGCTGGCGTCGATCTCTCGCCCTACAAGATCGTCGAGGCCGCGGACGATCAGGAAGCTTGCGCGCGCGCTGTCGAGCTCGTCGTGCGCGGCGAGGCGCAAGCCCTCATGAAGGGCAATGTGCATTCCGACGCGCTGCTCGCCGCCGTTGTCAAGAAGGAAGGAGGCCTGCGCGGCCCTCGGCGCATCACCCATGTGTTCGCCATGGATGCGCCGGCGCTCGATCGCCTTCTCTTCGTGTCCGATGCGGCGGTGAACATCGCCCCCGATCTGACGACGAAAGTCGACATCGTCCAGAACGCGATCGATCTCGCGCGCGCCTGCGGCGTCGAGACGCCGAAGGTCGGCGTGCTCTCGGCGGTCGAGACGGTCAATCCGGCGATCCCCTCGACGCTCGATGCGGCGATCCTGTCGAAAATGGCCGAGCGCGGCCAGATCATCGGGGGCATCGTCGACGGTCCCTTGGCGATGGACAACGCCGTCGACATCGGCGCCGCGCGGACCAAAGGGATCTCTTCCCTCGTCGCTGGCCACGCCGATATATTGATCGCGCCCAATCTCGAGGCTGGCAACTTGCTCGCCAAGGAGCTGACCTTCGTCGCCCACGCCGAGGCCGCAGGCCTCGTGCTGGGGGCCAAGGTCCCGATCATGCTGACGAGCCGCGCCGACAACGACCGCGCGCGCCTGGGCTCGAGCGCGCTCGCGCAGCTCTATCGATATTGGCGTAAGACCGGCAAACCCCACGGCAGCGCCAAGCCTCTGGCGCAGGCGGCGGAGTAA
- a CDS encoding acetate/propionate family kinase, with the protein MVDHVLTLNAGSSSIKFALFEAAAPWPRLLAEGQVQGLGAQPSFEAATVRGYPVKRAMVGENHAAGLQQILQWLREAYPEIAIKAVGHRVVHGGVSYAAPTIVDDRVLQELRDLEPLAPLHQPHNLTGIEAARAVFPSAPQVACFDTAFHRGHSFVNEAYALPREYYERGVRRFGFHGLSYEYIALRLREIDPVLACGRVIVAHLGNGASLCAMKDGRSVASTMGFTALEGLPMGTRCGEIDPGLLLYLLQHDKMSPEALSGLLYEQSGLKGLSGISQDMRALEASENPHARDAIAYFTHRIRMEIGALAAALEGLDALIFTAGIGEHSARVRANVLEGMGWLGLTLDPAANVRNDMRISVAQAKIPVFIVAANEEATIARHAIKTAGLNQIPTAA; encoded by the coding sequence ATGGTCGACCACGTCCTCACGCTGAACGCGGGGTCTTCCTCGATCAAATTCGCGTTGTTTGAGGCGGCGGCGCCTTGGCCGCGCCTCTTGGCCGAGGGCCAAGTCCAGGGCCTCGGCGCGCAGCCGAGCTTCGAGGCCGCGACCGTCAGGGGCTATCCCGTCAAGAGAGCGATGGTCGGCGAAAATCACGCGGCCGGACTCCAGCAGATCTTGCAGTGGCTCAGGGAAGCTTATCCGGAGATCGCGATCAAGGCCGTCGGCCATAGAGTCGTGCATGGCGGCGTGAGCTACGCCGCGCCGACGATCGTCGACGACCGCGTGTTGCAAGAGCTGCGCGATTTGGAGCCGCTCGCGCCGTTGCATCAACCGCATAATCTGACGGGAATCGAGGCCGCGCGAGCGGTTTTTCCTTCCGCCCCGCAAGTCGCCTGTTTCGACACCGCATTCCACCGCGGCCATAGTTTCGTGAATGAGGCCTATGCGCTGCCGCGGGAATATTATGAACGCGGGGTGCGGCGTTTCGGCTTTCACGGGCTCTCTTACGAATATATCGCGCTTCGCCTGCGCGAGATCGACCCCGTGCTCGCTTGCGGCCGAGTGATCGTTGCGCATCTCGGCAATGGCGCTTCGCTCTGCGCGATGAAGGATGGACGATCCGTCGCCTCAACGATGGGCTTCACCGCGCTCGAAGGCCTGCCGATGGGCACGCGATGCGGCGAGATCGATCCAGGCCTCCTTCTCTATTTGCTCCAGCACGACAAAATGTCGCCCGAAGCGCTCAGCGGCCTGCTCTATGAGCAGTCCGGACTGAAGGGCCTTTCGGGGATCTCGCAGGACATGCGCGCGCTCGAGGCGAGCGAGAATCCGCACGCGCGCGACGCCATCGCCTATTTCACCCATCGCATCCGCATGGAGATCGGCGCTCTCGCTGCCGCGCTCGAGGGTCTCGACGCCCTTATCTTCACCGCCGGCATCGGTGAGCATTCCGCACGAGTCCGCGCCAATGTGCTCGAGGGAATGGGCTGGCTCGGGCTGACCCTCGATCCGGCGGCCAATGTTCGAAACGACATGCGCATTTCTGTCGCGCAAGCGAAAATTCCGGTCTTCATCGTCGCCGCCAATGAAGAGGCGACGATCGCCCGCCACGCCATCAAGACGGCCGGCCTGAATCAGATTCCCACCGCTGCTTGA
- a CDS encoding DUF3141 domain-containing protein: MEPSFSPVDAAARFAEQQGELGLQSRRVMLALGRHLEKIAREHGERTHALWAKTSESTRQFADNERHKLFDDAVDYAVDAAQRGVLTLDALWQRAENDRQHEAAGTPPVLIYDSEVVLDGSRLSRPVNYLLLRILPPPGVEVFEWKRPYMIIDPRAGHGAGIGGFKPNSQVGVALHDGHPVYFVVFRPEPAPGQTIADVTNAEAEFVREIARRHPKSPKPIVVGNCQGGWATMALAAANPDITGPLVVNGAPLSAWSGRLGENPMRYNGGLFGGAAQALLLSDLGYGVFDGAWLVSNFELLNPGRNFFGKYYDLFVDPERGRNRFLEFERWWGGFHYMNEAEIRWIVEQIFVGNKLSRGVAQIEPGRTLDFKTIRSPIIVFASWGDNITPPQQALNWIPDTYVDEHEIRVRGQRIVYMIHEKVGHLGIFVSSSIAKKEHAEVTSTMKTIEALAPGLYEMMIEEQIGEGVDARFRVSFAARKVSDILAIDDDRSDEKSFAAVARLSEATVNAYDLLLRPFVQSVVTPQAARAFREAHPARVQRRILGSANPFLGWVPATAENARTHRRATAADNPFLLAERLWADGLSQTFDFWRDVRDAMAEATFLTIYGSPFMHWVGRPLDYRRAQLRPEQLRYLPVVEAALRHVDQGGFCEAVIRMMLMLSDARGAVRRDRLERSAHMLSHDKPFAGLGPEKRTQIIQDQTTIVEFVPERALQTLPNLLKTPQERLDAIGAVEFVAGAVEEMEPRTLAMLQKIRAVLELPPLVANLAQQDPLSVDEKAIDDAA, translated from the coding sequence GTGGAGCCTTCCTTCAGCCCCGTCGACGCCGCCGCCCGCTTTGCCGAGCAACAGGGAGAGCTTGGCCTGCAGAGCCGCCGCGTGATGCTCGCCCTGGGACGTCATTTGGAAAAGATCGCCCGTGAGCACGGCGAGCGCACGCACGCGCTATGGGCCAAGACGAGCGAATCGACTCGACAGTTCGCCGACAATGAGCGCCACAAATTATTCGACGACGCGGTCGACTACGCCGTCGACGCGGCGCAGCGCGGCGTGCTCACGCTCGACGCCCTGTGGCAGCGCGCGGAGAACGACAGGCAGCATGAGGCCGCCGGCACGCCGCCCGTCCTCATCTATGATTCGGAGGTCGTCCTCGACGGAAGCCGCCTGTCGCGCCCCGTCAATTATCTCTTGCTGCGGATTCTGCCGCCGCCGGGCGTGGAGGTGTTCGAATGGAAGCGCCCCTACATGATCATCGACCCGCGCGCAGGCCACGGCGCCGGAATCGGGGGCTTCAAGCCCAATAGCCAAGTTGGCGTCGCCCTTCATGACGGCCATCCCGTCTATTTCGTCGTTTTTCGTCCAGAGCCCGCGCCCGGGCAAACAATCGCCGACGTCACAAACGCCGAAGCTGAATTCGTTCGCGAGATCGCGCGCCGCCATCCGAAGTCGCCGAAGCCGATCGTCGTCGGCAATTGCCAGGGCGGCTGGGCGACCATGGCGCTTGCCGCCGCAAACCCCGACATCACCGGCCCGCTCGTCGTCAATGGCGCGCCGCTTTCCGCCTGGTCGGGAAGGCTGGGCGAAAACCCGATGCGTTACAACGGCGGACTGTTCGGCGGCGCGGCGCAGGCGCTGCTGCTCTCCGATCTCGGCTACGGCGTCTTCGACGGCGCCTGGCTCGTGAGCAATTTCGAATTGCTCAACCCGGGCCGCAATTTCTTCGGCAAATATTACGACCTCTTCGTCGACCCGGAACGCGGGCGTAATCGCTTCCTCGAATTCGAGCGCTGGTGGGGCGGCTTCCATTACATGAATGAAGCCGAGATCCGCTGGATCGTGGAGCAGATTTTCGTCGGCAACAAATTGTCGCGCGGCGTGGCGCAGATCGAGCCCGGACGCACGCTCGACTTCAAGACCATCCGCTCGCCAATCATCGTCTTCGCAAGCTGGGGCGACAACATCACGCCGCCGCAACAGGCGCTGAACTGGATCCCAGACACCTATGTCGACGAGCACGAGATCCGCGTCCGCGGGCAACGCATCGTTTACATGATCCATGAAAAGGTCGGGCATCTCGGTATTTTCGTCTCCTCCTCGATCGCCAAGAAAGAGCACGCCGAGGTCACCTCGACGATGAAGACCATCGAAGCGCTGGCTCCGGGCCTCTACGAAATGATGATCGAAGAGCAGATCGGAGAAGGCGTCGATGCGCGTTTCCGCGTGAGCTTCGCGGCGCGCAAGGTTTCCGATATTTTGGCGATCGATGACGACCGCAGCGACGAAAAGAGCTTCGCGGCGGTGGCGCGTCTCTCCGAGGCGACGGTCAACGCCTACGATCTTTTGCTGCGTCCCTTCGTGCAATCCGTGGTGACGCCCCAGGCGGCGCGCGCCTTCCGCGAGGCGCATCCGGCGCGCGTGCAACGGCGCATCTTGGGCTCTGCAAATCCGTTTCTCGGCTGGGTTCCCGCGACAGCCGAGAACGCCCGAACGCACCGCCGCGCCACCGCCGCCGACAATCCATTCCTACTCGCGGAGCGCCTTTGGGCCGACGGCCTCTCCCAGACCTTCGACTTCTGGCGCGACGTGCGCGACGCCATGGCCGAGGCGACATTCCTTACAATCTATGGTTCGCCGTTCATGCATTGGGTCGGCCGTCCCCTCGACTATCGCCGCGCGCAATTGCGTCCTGAGCAATTGCGCTACTTGCCTGTCGTCGAGGCGGCTTTGCGCCATGTCGACCAGGGCGGCTTCTGCGAAGCCGTCATTCGCATGATGCTCATGCTCAGCGACGCGCGCGGCGCCGTGCGTCGCGATCGCCTCGAGCGTTCCGCCCACATGCTGTCGCATGACAAGCCCTTCGCCGGTCTCGGCCCGGAAAAGCGAACGCAGATCATTCAGGACCAAACGACTATCGTCGAATTCGTCCCCGAACGCGCGCTTCAGACGCTGCCAAATCTCCTGAAAACGCCACAGGAGCGTCTCGACGCGATCGGCGCCGTGGAATTCGTCGCCGGCGCCGTCGAGGAGATGGAGCCGCGCACCTTGGCGATGTTGCAGAAAATTCGGGCCGTCCTCGAGTTGCCGCCGCTTGTGGCTAATCTCGCCCAGCAGGACCCGCTGAGCGTGGACGAGAAGGCCATCGACGACGCGGCGTGA
- a CDS encoding M14 family metallopeptidase codes for MTGADSFSSSYSEAREKFLEAVSAADVRVESFKHPCSGPRGEELATDAAWFGPSDASRTLVLISGVHGVEGYCGSGAQVDWLRRKEFEDIPAGASVLMIHAINPYGFAWTRRTNEDNVDLNRNWLDFSLPPPPNPDYVELAETLCPAEWTSKAQEETARKMEEWRASRGAQGLDQFWQAVAGGQYSHPLGLFFGGHGPSWSRRTQTAIFQKYLSRARRVGIIDYHTGLGPCGYAERLTIYAPEEAGHKRAAKWFGAEVTSTKSGTAASKDVSGDSIIGSSALLPNAEITSICFEVGTAPPPRVLQALRADAWLHAHGDPESEQGRQIKAELRAAFYCETDFWKGMVAGQSLLACRQALAGLSLQPDVYSA; via the coding sequence ATGACCGGCGCCGACAGCTTCAGCAGTTCATACTCTGAAGCGCGCGAAAAATTCTTGGAGGCCGTCTCCGCCGCCGACGTCAGGGTGGAGAGCTTCAAGCACCCTTGTTCCGGTCCCCGCGGTGAGGAGCTCGCCACCGACGCCGCCTGGTTCGGTCCCTCGGACGCGTCGCGGACGCTCGTCTTGATTTCCGGCGTTCACGGCGTCGAGGGTTATTGCGGATCAGGCGCTCAAGTCGACTGGTTACGCCGAAAGGAATTCGAGGATATCCCGGCCGGCGCCAGCGTGCTGATGATCCACGCGATCAATCCTTACGGCTTCGCGTGGACGCGGCGAACCAACGAAGACAATGTCGATCTCAATCGCAATTGGCTTGATTTCTCCCTGCCGCCACCGCCCAATCCCGATTATGTCGAGCTTGCGGAAACGCTCTGCCCCGCGGAATGGACATCCAAGGCGCAAGAGGAGACGGCCCGCAAAATGGAAGAATGGCGGGCGTCGCGCGGAGCGCAGGGGCTGGACCAGTTTTGGCAGGCCGTCGCGGGCGGCCAATATTCTCACCCGCTCGGCCTGTTCTTCGGCGGCCATGGGCCTTCGTGGTCGCGGCGGACGCAAACGGCGATCTTTCAAAAATACCTCTCGCGCGCGAGACGCGTCGGGATCATCGATTATCACACCGGGCTCGGACCCTGCGGCTATGCAGAACGGCTGACGATCTACGCGCCTGAGGAAGCCGGGCACAAGCGCGCGGCGAAGTGGTTTGGAGCCGAGGTCACATCGACAAAAAGCGGAACCGCCGCCTCGAAGGACGTGAGCGGCGACAGCATCATCGGCTCGTCCGCGCTGCTGCCGAACGCCGAGATCACCTCGATCTGCTTTGAAGTCGGAACGGCGCCGCCGCCGCGCGTCTTGCAGGCGCTTCGCGCCGACGCCTGGCTCCATGCCCATGGCGATCCGGAGTCTGAGCAAGGACGACAAATCAAAGCCGAGCTGCGCGCCGCGTTTTATTGCGAAACGGACTTCTGGAAGGGCATGGTTGCAGGACAATCGCTGCTCGCATGCCGACAGGCCCTGGCTGGGCTTTCCCTCCAGCCTGACGTTTATAGCGCGTGA
- a CDS encoding GNAT family N-acetyltransferase, giving the protein MSLYERRSASAHPLGVQVRASREVDVPAMLAIYLHHIRYGVDPSQHEDIETPDAEDIKRRRKNMQKHKLPHLVADLGGTVVGYAYAVPFRKRPAYRYVVKHSIYVHHEHLQRGIGRLLLSALIDTCAVAGYRQMIAYIDAENRASIQLHENFGFRQVGYLPQVAYKFGKWTDSMMMQRSLGPGGATAPGVWN; this is encoded by the coding sequence ATGAGCCTTTACGAGCGACGGTCGGCTTCCGCCCATCCGCTGGGGGTTCAGGTGCGCGCCTCGCGCGAGGTCGACGTGCCGGCGATGCTCGCCATCTATCTGCACCATATCAGATACGGCGTCGATCCCTCGCAACACGAGGACATCGAGACGCCTGACGCCGAGGACATCAAGCGACGACGCAAGAACATGCAAAAGCACAAGCTGCCGCATCTCGTCGCGGACCTCGGCGGGACGGTGGTCGGCTACGCCTATGCCGTGCCATTCCGTAAACGGCCGGCCTATCGCTATGTCGTGAAGCACTCGATCTATGTGCATCACGAACATCTGCAGCGCGGGATCGGACGGCTGCTTCTCTCCGCGTTGATCGACACCTGCGCCGTGGCGGGCTATCGTCAGATGATCGCTTACATCGACGCGGAGAACCGCGCCTCGATTCAGCTTCACGAGAATTTCGGCTTCCGTCAGGTCGGTTATCTACCGCAGGTGGCATACAAATTTGGCAAGTGGACGGATTCGATGATGATGCAGCGCTCGCTCGGACCTGGCGGCGCCACCGCGCCGGGCGTGTGGAATTAG
- a CDS encoding Orn/Lys/Arg decarboxylase N-terminal domain-containing protein: protein MNFSQRFTFLFSSPIFDADDLEGMRVKEIIASIERMGFEVVKARRLEDAELAVQTDAAIGCMVVDWGKKGIEGKAASLINLMRSRGLEMPIVILVRRKRFEDIPVEVLDFIDGYVFLAEETPEFIAKNLVSRLKQYAETLKTPFFGALVDYAEEGNQLWTCPGHNGGIFYSRSPIGRIFREHLGEAIFRDDLDNSVLELGDLLTHEGPALAAQKSAAAIFGAEKTYFVLNGTSSSNKIVLCNLVAEDDIVLFDRNNHKAAHHGALLLGGGIPIFLPADRNAHGLIGPTRFFDFDETALRERIRDNPLVKDKQAWKKERPFRAAVLEQCTYDGTIYDAETIVERIGHLCDYILFDEAWAGFMKFHPIYERRFAMGLKNLGPHSPGIVATQSTHKQLASFSQASQIHVRDRHLTGQRRRVEHKRFNEGFMQHASTSPFYPLFASLDVGAQMMKGRSGEVLWDDTIRLGIELRKKLRAIRREFEEKERDPARRWFFDPFVPDRVSIPDAAREGGFHEVAWESTPTDQLARHAKFWELSPGADWHGFAKVEKGFAITDPAKLTLLTPGFDRKTGAYEDHGVPAPIVAQYLRENRVVPEKNDLNSLLFLLTPGVESSKAGTLVSALVAFKRLHDDNACLDDVMPEFVAKRPLRYKGKRLRDLCSEMHSFFRAANISALQKAQFRAEHLPEMVMTPRAASRYLVRNDVDYLPIDEIEGRIATTLFVIYPPGIATIVPGERLGDRARPMIDYLKAFERAANLFPGFEAEIQGLYREVDANGAIRFYTYVAREEGSAL, encoded by the coding sequence ATGAACTTCTCCCAGCGATTCACCTTCCTCTTCTCCTCGCCCATCTTCGACGCCGACGATCTCGAGGGCATGCGCGTCAAGGAGATTATCGCCAGCATCGAGCGGATGGGTTTCGAGGTTGTGAAGGCGAGACGCCTCGAGGACGCCGAGCTCGCCGTCCAAACGGACGCCGCGATCGGCTGCATGGTCGTCGACTGGGGCAAGAAGGGTATCGAGGGCAAGGCCGCCTCGCTCATCAATTTGATGCGCTCGCGCGGTCTCGAGATGCCGATCGTGATTCTCGTGCGCCGCAAGCGCTTCGAGGACATTCCCGTCGAAGTGCTGGACTTCATCGACGGCTATGTGTTCCTCGCCGAGGAGACGCCCGAGTTCATTGCCAAGAATCTCGTCAGCCGCCTCAAGCAATATGCCGAAACGCTCAAGACGCCCTTCTTCGGCGCCCTCGTGGATTACGCCGAGGAAGGCAATCAGCTATGGACCTGCCCCGGCCACAATGGCGGGATCTTTTACAGCCGCAGTCCGATCGGCCGCATCTTCAGGGAGCATCTCGGCGAGGCGATCTTTCGTGACGACCTCGACAATTCGGTCCTCGAGCTCGGCGATCTCCTGACGCATGAGGGACCGGCGCTCGCCGCGCAAAAGTCCGCCGCCGCGATTTTCGGCGCGGAAAAGACCTATTTCGTGCTCAATGGCACGTCTTCCTCCAACAAGATCGTCCTCTGCAACCTCGTCGCCGAGGACGATATCGTCCTCTTCGACCGCAACAACCACAAGGCCGCGCATCATGGCGCGCTGCTGCTCGGCGGCGGCATTCCAATCTTCCTGCCTGCCGATCGCAATGCGCATGGACTCATCGGCCCCACGCGCTTCTTCGACTTCGACGAGACGGCTCTGCGCGAGCGCATCCGCGACAATCCGCTCGTCAAGGACAAGCAAGCTTGGAAAAAAGAGCGGCCATTCCGCGCCGCTGTGCTCGAGCAATGCACCTACGATGGCACAATCTACGACGCCGAGACGATCGTCGAGCGCATCGGACATTTGTGCGATTATATCCTGTTCGACGAGGCCTGGGCCGGCTTCATGAAGTTCCACCCGATCTACGAGCGCCGTTTTGCGATGGGTTTGAAGAATCTCGGACCTCACTCGCCCGGCATCGTCGCGACCCAATCGACGCATAAGCAGCTTGCGAGCTTCTCGCAGGCTTCGCAGATCCATGTGCGCGACCGTCACCTCACGGGACAACGGCGCCGAGTCGAGCATAAGCGCTTCAACGAAGGCTTCATGCAGCACGCCTCGACCTCGCCCTTCTACCCCTTGTTCGCCTCGCTCGACGTCGGCGCGCAAATGATGAAAGGCCGCAGCGGCGAGGTGCTCTGGGATGACACGATCCGTCTGGGCATCGAGCTGCGCAAGAAGCTTCGAGCGATCCGTCGCGAGTTCGAGGAAAAGGAGCGCGATCCGGCCAGGCGCTGGTTTTTCGATCCTTTCGTGCCGGATCGCGTCTCGATTCCAGACGCCGCGCGAGAAGGCGGGTTTCACGAAGTCGCCTGGGAAAGCACGCCGACGGACCAGCTCGCGCGTCATGCGAAGTTCTGGGAGCTTTCGCCGGGCGCAGACTGGCACGGCTTCGCCAAGGTCGAGAAAGGCTTCGCCATCACGGATCCGGCAAAGCTTACCTTGCTTACCCCGGGCTTCGATCGCAAGACCGGCGCTTATGAAGATCACGGCGTTCCGGCGCCGATCGTCGCGCAATATCTGCGCGAGAACAGAGTCGTGCCGGAGAAGAACGATCTCAATTCCTTGCTTTTTCTGCTCACGCCCGGCGTCGAGTCGAGCAAGGCGGGCACGCTGGTCTCCGCGCTCGTGGCTTTCAAGCGGCTGCATGACGATAACGCCTGCCTCGACGACGTGATGCCGGAATTTGTCGCCAAGCGGCCTCTGCGCTACAAGGGCAAGCGCCTTCGCGATCTTTGCAGCGAGATGCACTCCTTCTTTCGCGCGGCGAACATCAGCGCCTTGCAGAAGGCGCAATTCCGCGCCGAGCACCTGCCCGAGATGGTCATGACGCCGCGCGCCGCCTCGCGTTATCTCGTGAGGAACGACGTCGACTATCTGCCGATTGACGAGATCGAAGGCCGCATCGCGACAACGCTCTTCGTGATCTATCCGCCGGGGATCGCGACGATCGTGCCGGGCGAGCGTCTCGGCGACAGAGCCCGGCCCATGATCGACTATCTCAAGGCCTTCGAGCGCGCCGCCAATCTTTTCCCTGGCTTCGAAGCGGAAATCCAGGGCCTCTATCGTGAGGTCGACGCCAATGGCGCCATTAGATTTTACACCTATGTCGCACGCGAGGAGGGTTCAGCTTTATGA